The sequence GCTGGGCGGCGGCCTCGTTGGACCTCGGCCGCGCATCGAACACCCGCAGCATGGCATCGAACAGCGTGGACTTGCCCACGCCGGAGTTGCCTGTCAGCAGGGTGCCGTTCCGGTCCACGTGCATGGTGTGCGCCCCATGGAACGTCCCCCAGTTGACCACCTGCACCAGGGCAAGCCGCATCTGCCCCGGGTTGGTCACATCCCCCAGCGGGAGCATGCTTGCGATGGTCACTGGTCATCCTCCTCGGACGTGGTTCCGTTCGTCTCCGCGTCGCCGTCAAGATCCAGGAGCGGTTCTGTTCCTGACTGGTCTGCCGATGCCGCCACGAGGGCTTCGATGTGGGCCGGGATGTCGCCGATGTTTTCGAACGGGAGGGCCAGGGGCAGGGCGTTGGAGATGGTGTAGACGTCGTCCAGTCCAGTAGGGAGCAGGAGCTGGCGGGCCAGGAGCTTGGTGATGGCGCGGGTGACCACATCGGAGTCGCGCAGGGCGTCCTGCTGCCCGGCGGGCTGGTAGTGCGCCACCAGGTCCGTGATCTCCTCGCGGGTGATGGTGGGGTCCGTCTGGGCAGTGACGTGCCGGTCCAGCAGCAGGCGCAGCCGGAGCAGCACGATGGTTTCCACCCGGCTGAGGGCGCGCTGCTGGCGCAGGATGCTGGACCGGGTATTGCCGCCGATCACTTCCGGATCCACGGGACGCAGGACGGCGATCTTCCGCTCATGGTCCAGCTGCAGGGCCAGGAACAGCTCGGAAAGGCGGCTGCGCAGGATCACCTGGTTGTCCAGCAGCACAGTCCAGAGCTTTTCGTCCCGGCCACCGTCAATGTAAGGGCCCTTGAGGAGCTTCACCAGGGCCTGCCGCACCTTCATGGACAGGACGCCCGTGTCCCCGGGGAACAAGGCCGCGCCGTCAACGAAGGTATCGCGGGGGGAGACTGCGAAA comes from Pseudarthrobacter sp. NIBRBAC000502770 and encodes:
- a CDS encoding DUF4194 domain-containing protein, translating into MTEVTHAQDSAPDATPGAASGVEHTFAVSPRDTFVDGAALFPGDTGVLSMKVRQALVKLLKGPYIDGGRDEKLWTVLLDNQVILRSRLSELFLALQLDHERKIAVLRPVDPEVIGGNTRSSILRQQRALSRVETIVLLRLRLLLDRHVTAQTDPTITREEITDLVAHYQPAGQQDALRDSDVVTRAITKLLARQLLLPTGLDDVYTISNALPLALPFENIGDIPAHIEALVAASADQSGTEPLLDLDGDAETNGTTSEEDDQ